The Bos mutus isolate GX-2022 chromosome 11, NWIPB_WYAK_1.1, whole genome shotgun sequence nucleotide sequence GACAGTCACTGAAAAGGACATGACATCACCAACATTGCTAGACACCTGACTACAGTCGGGCATCCCCGGGACAGAGGAGTTATGGTCCATGTCTGATGAGGTGGAGACGTTGATCATGCCTCTGTAGCTTGGCCCGATCTGTGTGGGGCTCCCGTACAGCTTTGGGGTTTGCagtggtgggaggaggagagattGATGGGTAGGACTGTCTGCAGGCAGAGGAAGAGACGTAGAATTGAAAAGCTCTGGGCTGCTCCGCATGGTCTTACCTCTCACTGCATGAGCCATCTGCTTCTGTGCTGCCTGAATAAAATCTCTGGCTAGGGTCTTCTCGTCAAAGGTTTGGCCTCGAGTGAACAGGTAATTCTCCTTACTTAAAGGGGTTTGCTCAGGCACTGGTGTCTCTGCCTTCACATTCTTTTTAGCAGAACAGTCACTGGTGGACAGGGTTTCTCTACTGTGGGGTCCTAAACTTGCATCACACTTGCCAGAACTCTGAGAAGCCTGTGGCTCCTCCTTTACCAGGACAGATTCTTGCTCATCACCAGTACTTTCCTCGTCAGTATCATCTTCCTTCCCGCTGCTACTATCTCCTGCTGCATTTTTACAGTCTGTGTATCCCATTTTCAAGGCCTCAGTGGGGCTACTCAGACAAAATCGGTCTTCGGGGTTCACAGAATGGGTCCTCCTAAAGCTCTCTGTACCCCGGCCATAGGTGGAAATATTAAGTAAGTAGTGACCTGCCATCGCAGGCTTGGATGTCCTTCTGCCAGCAAAACCTAGCATGAACCTCTGGCTTGTGGAAATGTCCTCTAACGGGAAACCTGAGTGAGTAAAGTTGAACTGTGAGGGCTGCACAAATGAGAGAATGTTCTGCCTCCGAACCCTCTGGCTGAGAGTCTGAAGAATctgatcttgggtggccttactgAGTCCTTCTTGGTACTGGTGTGTGTCAATGCCAGAGTCCCTTAGATCCTTACCTGAAAAGAGCTGCAGGGGTCTTGGAACCTGGGGGAGCTGCTTACTTTGCAAAGTTTTACCCAGGTGCTGTGCAGCTGGATGGGACTGTCTCTCATGAACTTCCTCTCTGGTGCTGTTCTCTGTCACGCTGGTACCTATGAGTGCTcctactcccttctcctcttttgtAGTGAGTGGAAcagttttcatttcaactttGGTAAGAGGTTTAGGCAGAATTTGCTCCATGGGAACATCTTTGCCCTGCAGCAGCTGAGTTACCAAAGGATTATTAGCAGGGATACTAGAGCTTGGCCTTGAAATGGGTCCATTCATATGTGAAGAAGTTCCCGGAGTTTTAAGGCTAGAGGCTGCCGGCAAAGTGCTCAAGGATGGAGCTGATCCAGTAGGCGCTGTTGTTACGCTGACCTGCGGCACAGGGAGCTTCTCTAAAGTGGCTGTTGTTAACAGAGATGTTAAAGGGGAGGCAGTTGTATCCACTGAGGCGCTAGCACTTATCTCTGCTGAGGCCGGAGGATTGGGGGCATTCTTACTAGAACCTGCTTTAGGCTCCACTGCGCCAGCAGCTGCAAAATGAACAGGCGAGGCACCCATGATCAGAGCAGGATCTGCTGGAGCTGGAGGTGCTTTCTCCTGCCTACCATTACTGGGCCCTTGGGGCTGGCTGAGAGAGGCCACCGTGCCTGTTACCCTGGGGGGATTTAGTTTTTCATTACTTAATTTTCCTAAAGCTGGCGGGAGTGCATGaatgtgggctggggaggggacacCTGCGCATGCTCCACCGACGGCAGATGCGGGAGGCACTGAGGGGGTTTGCTGTAGTTGTGCTCCAGGGCCACTATGAGGCTGTGGCTGGCCTGCGGTCCTGGTCTCAGACTGGAGCTGAGTGTCTGGCCCAGCGGGTAAAAGCTCTCTCGTACCTCCCCTGCTTCCAGTTCCTGCCAGTTCCAGTGTGGGGCCCTTGCTGGGCTCACTGACTTTGTCTGAGTCAGGATCCCCTCCTCTAGCAGTTCTCCTTTCACCCCCCTCCCCTGGACCCTGTCCACCGCCTGGGCCAGGTCCTGGAATGGTCCCTCCAACTGAGGCGGCAGCagcggctgcggcggcggcggcggcggcggccctcTGTGCTTTGACAAGCTGGGCTTTTGCTTTGATGTCTGCAAGGGTTCTGGCTCCTGTTCTGTTAGGACTAGTGATGGAGATTGGAAAACGAGCCCTGGGAGAGACCTGCGATGTAGGAAACGGCATGGGAGAGATTCTGGAGACCGGGATCTGAaagaattaaggggaaaaaaaacaacagagcTTAGCTTTCTTTTATAAGAGTAACAAAACTTAATTAACACAAATTCTGAGAATAGGGTGAACACTATCACAAGGACGGGAGGCCTGTGGCTAAGAGACCAATCCATGGAGACAGCCACACAGGTCCGTCTCTAGGGTCTTTTCACCCCCTCTACTGGTGCCAAAGACTATCCCTCTGTTGACATTCACTCCCACCCAGTCACAAAGCTCTTTTCTCAACACAATTCTGTCTTAATGTCACTACTACTCACAACAGCTGATCATTTAAGATACAGACCTGTCTAtgatatctgtattttaaaatatgcgtaaaagcaagaaaaaagaaacagaaaaaacaaagtaGCAcactattgttgctgtttagccatgaagtcatgtccatctctttgcaaccccatggactgcagcccaccaggctcctctgtccatgggatttcccaggcaagaatactggagtaggtcgccattttcttctccaggggggtcttcccaatcccgggatcaaatctgtgtccccatttgcaggaggattctttaccactgagccacctgggaagcctgtctttCATTTCTTGGCTTTACACGAGGTCCAGGGAAAATTTCTTGTTCTCTtttacacactcacacatgtacAGCTAAGCATACAGGCTGAATTATCTCAAATTACAGAGGCCTCTGGATAGCACCAGAAGAAAGACCATGTGTAACCCACCCCACCCACTCAAGAGGGAGTACGTACATATTGTCTATACTGTGAACCGAAGTCATTCTCACCGCCTGCTGGCATTATATTTATTTgtggagctttaaaaaaatatatgtgctcTAAGTCCTATCCCTAAAATTAAACATGAGAACTCCCAAAGaaaaaatgcatttctaaaaACCTTGTGAGGAGATTCTGAATGTTAGGTCTGAAACCACTGATTTTcatatcataaaatatatttgaaaagactctgacttCTGTTCAAAACAACACTTTGAAATCTATTGGAATGCATCAGAATGCACCAATCTTAAACCTTCTAATAGTTGgtaaagttaaaaacagaaaataatggtTACAGATGTTCTAGGGcatttaactaaaaaaattaagCCACAGAGCCCAAAGATAATGCATCTTTCTGGAACTCCTTAATTGAGAATAATAAAGTCACTAAGGATTTTGCATTACTGGCAATACTCATTTCTGAAAAGGTCAGCAGTCCTGAAAAATTCTCTCTCATTCAGAAGTTAGACCTATGGGATTATGTAACACTTGTCATAAAGCCCATATATTTCTCATCTGGAGATATACTGAACCTCTATCTCAAAGTTCCATCTATTTTACATCCAACTGCACACAGTATTTTATAAGCTGCCCAGAGTAAAGTCATTATTACCCCTTAGTAATACCATCTGGAACAGACAATTAATAGGGAGAAAAAACAGATGaaactagaaaattaaaaacaagaaagtaaaaagcaAGGTGTTTAGAGGAATCATATATAGGATTAGAAACAAACCATCTTACATCAGAATAACCTTGAGAAGAACATATCCAGCACAATAAATATCTATCATAATGACTGAAAAATCAATAACATGTTGATGAAATAAGGATAATCCTTCAaagtggttaaaataaaaattcttaatgcttaaaaataatttcagttatttatgTAATTAGTCCTACTACCTGTTTATGTAGAATAAATGAcatgtaatacttttttttttttaa carries:
- the ASXL2 gene encoding putative Polycomb group protein ASXL2 isoform X2, which encodes MFREELYGIPSQVSSRLSQPSSPHSGCPSPTIPAGKVISSSQKHSKKALKQALKQQQQKKQQQQQCRPSMSISSNQHLSLKTVKASSDPVPAKPAIWEGKQSDGQSSSPQNSNSSFSSSSVKVENHLLGLGKKSFQRSDRLHTRQMKRTKCAEIDVETPDSILVNTNLRALINKHTFSVLPGDCQQRLLLLLPEVDRQVGPDGLMKLNGSALNNEFFTSAAQGWKERLSEGEFTPEMQVRIRQEIEKEKKVEPWKEQFFESYYGQSSGLSLEDSKKLTASPNDPKVKKTPAEQPKSTLPSEASPVSVVPVIPQLESKEEVLQMPSPVRKEEHESQDKTQPHSTEPLLSPATITNELSSIPPIKCPKDEALVEQKPVASAEQESEKKNHLTTASNYNKNESQEALVTSLSKPKSPGVETTVMKPTVEAGPQETTMKEPPSTLADHSPESLKRKSSLTQEEAPTSWEKRPRVTEHRQHQQPFQVSPQPFLSRGDRFQVRRVPPLKIPVSRISPMPFPTSQVSPRARFPISITSPNRTGARTLADIKAKAQLVKAQRAAAAAAAAAAAAASVGGTIPGPGPGGGQGPGEGGERRTARGGDPDSDKVSEPSKGPTLELAGTGSRGGTRELLPAGPDTQLQSETRTAGQPQPHSGPGAQLQQTPSVPPASAVGGACAGVPSPAHIHALPPALGKLSNEKLNPPRVTGTVASLSQPQGPSNGRQEKAPPAPADPALIMGASPVHFAAAGAVEPKAGSSKNAPNPPASAEISASASVDTTASPLTSLLTTATLEKLPVPQVSVTTAPTGSAPSLSTLPAASSLKTPGTSSHMNGPISRPSSSIPANNPLVTQLLQGKDVPMEQILPKPLTKVEMKTVPLTTKEEKGVGALIGTSVTENSTREEVHERQSHPAAQHLGKTLQSKQLPQVPRPLQLFSGKDLRDSGIDTHQYQEGLSKATQDQILQTLSQRVRRQNILSFVQPSQFNFTHSGFPLEDISTSQRFMLGFAGRRTSKPAMAGHYLLNISTYGRGTESFRRTHSVNPEDRFCLSSPTEALKMGYTDCKNAAGDSSSGKEDDTDEESTGDEQESVLVKEEPQASQSSGKCDASLGPHSRETLSTSDCSAKKNVKAETPVPEQTPLSKENYLFTRGQTFDEKTLARDFIQAAQKQMAHAVRGKTMRSSPELFNSTSLPLPADSPTHQSLLLPPLQTPKLYGSPTQIGPSYRGMINVSTSSDMDHNSSVPGMPDCSQVSSNVGDVMSFSVTVTAIPASQAVNAGSRGQTIPVQAFPEESSVEDTPSKCYCRLKAMIMCKGCGAFCHDDCIGPSKLCVSCLVVR
- the ASXL2 gene encoding putative Polycomb group protein ASXL2 isoform X1 is translated as MREKGRRKKGRTWAEAAKTVLEKYPNTPMSHKEILQVIQREGLKEISGTSPLACLNAMLHTNSRGEEGIFYKVPGRMGVYTLKKDVPDGVKELSEGSEESSDGQSDSQSSENSSSSSDGGSNKEGKKSRWKRKVSSRLSQPSSPHSGCPSPTIPAGKVISSSQKHSKKALKQALKQQQQKKQQQQQCRPSMSISSNQHLSLKTVKASSDPVPAKPAIWEGKQSDGQSSSPQNSNSSFSSSSVKVENHLLGLGKKSFQRSDRLHTRQMKRTKCAEIDVETPDSILVNTNLRALINKHTFSVLPGDCQQRLLLLLPEVDRQVGPDGLMKLNGSALNNEFFTSAAQGWKERLSEGEFTPEMQVRIRQEIEKEKKVEPWKEQFFESYYGQSSGLSLEDSKKLTASPNDPKVKKTPAEQPKSTLPSEASPVSVVPVIPQLESKEEVLQMPSPVRKEEHESQDKTQPHSTEPLLSPATITNELSSIPPIKCPKDEALVEQKPVASAEQESEKKNHLTTASNYNKNESQEALVTSLSKPKSPGVETTVMKPTVEAGPQETTMKEPPSTLADHSPESLKRKSSLTQEEAPTSWEKRPRVTEHRQHQQPFQVSPQPFLSRGDRFQVRRVPPLKIPVSRISPMPFPTSQVSPRARFPISITSPNRTGARTLADIKAKAQLVKAQRAAAAAAAAAAAAASVGGTIPGPGPGGGQGPGEGGERRTARGGDPDSDKVSEPSKGPTLELAGTGSRGGTRELLPAGPDTQLQSETRTAGQPQPHSGPGAQLQQTPSVPPASAVGGACAGVPSPAHIHALPPALGKLSNEKLNPPRVTGTVASLSQPQGPSNGRQEKAPPAPADPALIMGASPVHFAAAGAVEPKAGSSKNAPNPPASAEISASASVDTTASPLTSLLTTATLEKLPVPQVSVTTAPTGSAPSLSTLPAASSLKTPGTSSHMNGPISRPSSSIPANNPLVTQLLQGKDVPMEQILPKPLTKVEMKTVPLTTKEEKGVGALIGTSVTENSTREEVHERQSHPAAQHLGKTLQSKQLPQVPRPLQLFSGKDLRDSGIDTHQYQEGLSKATQDQILQTLSQRVRRQNILSFVQPSQFNFTHSGFPLEDISTSQRFMLGFAGRRTSKPAMAGHYLLNISTYGRGTESFRRTHSVNPEDRFCLSSPTEALKMGYTDCKNAAGDSSSGKEDDTDEESTGDEQESVLVKEEPQASQSSGKCDASLGPHSRETLSTSDCSAKKNVKAETPVPEQTPLSKENYLFTRGQTFDEKTLARDFIQAAQKQMAHAVRGKTMRSSPELFNSTSLPLPADSPTHQSLLLPPLQTPKLYGSPTQIGPSYRGMINVSTSSDMDHNSSVPGMPDCSQVSSNVGDVMSFSVTVTAIPASQAVNAGSRGQTIPVQAFPEESSVEDTPSKCYCRLKAMIMCKGCGAFCHDDCIGPSKLCVSCLVVR